The sequence below is a genomic window from Lolium perenne isolate Kyuss_39 unplaced genomic scaffold, Kyuss_2.0 unplaced41, whole genome shotgun sequence.
CTCCCCATCTCTTGCGGCAGAAGCAAAGCGAGGCGGCGAgatggacggcggcggcggcgaggaaggGAAGCAGCAGCCGCACCTGGTGCTAGCGCACAAGCTGTTCCTCCTCTCGCAGCCAGACGTTGACGACCTCGCCAAGGTCGGCCTCCGCGACGACGTCCTCGCCGCAGTGAAATCCGACGGTACCGAACCCCCCCTCCTCCAATTTGCCTCCTCAACTGTTGCTCGGCGGTTTGATTTGATGCGATGTGATGTGCTTGTTCCAGACATGGCGGCGCTGTACGAGTCGCTGGGGGCCAGCGGCGTGCTGGAGACGGACGCGGCGCTGCTCGCGGAGATGCGCGGCAGGATCGAGGAGGAGACCCGCAAGTTCGACGAGAAGTGAGCGGATCTCGCCGGGTTTACCCTTTCGCTGCTTGAATTTTACTAGCGTAGTTTCTAGGTTTCAGTGATTCGTGGCGTTGATGCGTCCATCTAATCGTTTGGCTGGCCTTACAGTTCGTAGTTTGACCACTCCAGATAGGTTCTGCTATAATTTGGCTCTGGGGACCCGCAGTGGCACAGTCTAGACTCTTATATGGTGGAACTGTCCATTTGTTTTTGCTGCTCCTGTTGTTTCTGAACATTATTGCTATAACTAACTTTTTTCGAGCTTCTAATAGTAGCAAATTTCCATTCCTATGATGTTGGATCTTGACCAATACCAATGGGTGCTTGTTTAGGTTATTGGCGTCCAACCATCTTGATCAGTAGTGGAACAGTGGCTAATAGTAAATAGAGAATTGAGTTTTTTCAACATATAATAGAGAATTGAGTTATGCATGAACGAATCACTTACCTCAAGAAGGGGCTGCAGCTTAAGCCGTCAAAAaaattactgcaaacattgtcCTTTTAGTTGAAGTGAAAAACTTATCTAGACTCACAAGTGTAGTGTTTCTTTTTCCCTCCTTATTGATGTGTTTCATTTGATTTGCCAATATGCTGTGTTTGGTTCTTAGCTTCCCTTCACTTATTTATTCATAAAGGATCGCCGATGCTGAAGAGAACTTGGGTGAGAGTGAAGTGCGCGAAGCCCATCTAGCCAAATCCTTGTATTTCATCAGAGTTGGCGAGAAGGTATAATATACAGTCTTCTACGCCGCTTTAGGCTGTCAATGCATGTTGCAATCATTTTTGTCTAAACTAAACATCCAAAATTTCAGGAAAAGGCACTGGAGCAGCTTAAAGTTACTGAAGGAAAAACTGTAGCTGTTGGGCAGAAGATGGACCTTGTTTTCTACGCTTTGCAGATTGGCCTTTTCCATATGGACTTTGATCTCATCTCAAAGTCCATCGACAAGGCCAAAATGTAAGCATGAAATTCTGTAGTGTAGCTATTTGCTGTTCTGCCTCTTTTTGCATTTTGATGTCTAATACTGAGCAACTTCCTTTTCCTGATTGAAGCTTGTTTGAGGCGGGTGGTGACTGGGAGAGGAAGAACAGATTGAAAGTGTATGAAGGCTTGTACTGTATGGCCACTAGAGACTTCAAGAAGGCTACTAGCTTATTTTTGGACTCCATTTCAACTTTTACGACCTATGAGTTGTTTCCCTATGATACGTTCATCTTTTACACGGTCCTTACAAGTGTTGTCACATTGGACCGTGTATCTCTCAAACAAAAGGTATGTTTTCATCTTTTGTCCTTCAATTCATCTTTGTTGGCTTGGATGTGGATAGGATTTGGGTTGACAAGTATTTTGACAGGTTGTAGACGCACCTGAGATTCTGGCTGTAATTGGCAAAGTACCCCACCTGTCTGAGTTTCTCAATGCCCTCTACAATTGTCAGTACAAGTCATTTTTTGTGGCATTTTGTAAGTAACAGACATTTTATTCTCATAAAATTGTTCTTGCATTTATTTACGAtcatcagtagtcttcgtttgatGGTTCTGCTGGGGTTGGCTCCTTGGATTTCTCATATCTGCTTGATATTCATTTTCAGCTGGCCTGACAGAGCAGATCAAGTTAGACCGCTACTTGCAACCTCATTTCCGCTACTTCATGCGCGAAGTGCGCACTGTTGTCTATTCACAATTTCTTGAGTCATACAAGAGTgtgacgatggaagccatggctgTCTCATTTGGTGTGACAGTTGATTTCATAGACCAGTAAGAGCATTTGTTGATGTTACTTCTGGCATCATGTCCTGGTTCTGATATCATGCATATCCATTTTGATGTGGCTGACCTTTTACCTCCAATGCAGGGAATTATCGCGCTTTATTGCTGCCGGGAAGCTTCACTGCAAGATTGATAAAGTTGCTGGTGTCCTGGAAACAAACCGACCTGATTCACGGAACGCCTTCTACCAGTCTACCATCAAACAAGGAGACTTCTTGCTGAACCGCATCCAGAAGCTCTCGCGAGTCATTGACCTGTAGGCTTTCCTTGTGTTGGAGCATCTCATTGCTAGAACCCTATTCAGTCTCCCTTACAAGACCTTGCTTTAGCTTTTACATTTTGCATATCAAATCAGCACAAAGGTGGAGGGTTAGCAAAAATCTTTTTTTTCTTCTGAGAATTTGACTTGTAACCTAACTACTATATGGATAGAGATAACTGCAGTCTGCAGAGGATTGCCTAAAACGGCTGGTACTTCTATGATGAATCCATCCATTTATTTCAGTTTGTGATCAACGTGTAAAAGAGAAAATCTGTGAGTAGATGTGCTATCTGTTCTACAAAATTACATACTCTGTTTTGAAATTGAACCATGACAGCAAAAGTGAGGAACTAAAATTCATACGTACTTTACAGAATACTATCTAGCTTTTATATAAAGCTGGCTGCGTGTGAGTCCTTT
It includes:
- the LOC127335316 gene encoding 26S proteasome non-ATPase regulatory subunit 6, whose amino-acid sequence is MDGGGGEEGKQQPHLVLAHKLFLLSQPDVDDLAKVGLRDDVLAAVKSDDMAALYESLGASGVLETDAALLAEMRGRIEEETRKFDEKIADAEENLGESEVREAHLAKSLYFIRVGEKEKALEQLKVTEGKTVAVGQKMDLVFYALQIGLFHMDFDLISKSIDKAKILFEAGGDWERKNRLKVYEGLYCMATRDFKKATSLFLDSISTFTTYELFPYDTFIFYTVLTSVVTLDRVSLKQKVVDAPEILAVIGKVPHLSEFLNALYNCQYKSFFVAFSGLTEQIKLDRYLQPHFRYFMREVRTVVYSQFLESYKSVTMEAMAVSFGVTVDFIDQELSRFIAAGKLHCKIDKVAGVLETNRPDSRNAFYQSTIKQGDFLLNRIQKLSRVIDL